In Crinalium epipsammum PCC 9333, the following are encoded in one genomic region:
- a CDS encoding glycosyltransferase family 2 protein encodes MLSSQRLLAQDGAGNHIIPAVSVVVPVYNEVESIPHLIEAIASSLTAAQLTYEIICVDDGSKDGSAELLKQIAQTRIDLKAVLLRRNYGQTAAMAAGFNFAQGQAIVTLDGDLQNDPADIPLLLAKLDEGYDLVSGWRKNRQDAALTRLLPSKIANWLIGRVTSVELHDYGCSLKAYKSELVADMNLYGELHRFLPALAFIEGARIAELPVRHHARKYGRSKYGLWRTFRVLMDLLTIWFMKTFLTRPMHVFGMLGLLSLFVGTLLGGYLTFIKLVLGESIGQRPLLILTVVMLLAGIQLFSFGLLAELLMRTYHESQGRPIYRVREVVEPTINNRVGDKE; translated from the coding sequence ATGTTAAGTTCTCAAAGGTTATTAGCGCAAGATGGCGCTGGTAATCACATAATTCCAGCAGTTTCAGTTGTAGTGCCAGTCTATAACGAGGTGGAAAGTATTCCTCATTTGATTGAGGCGATCGCATCTAGTTTAACGGCAGCACAACTCACATACGAAATTATCTGCGTAGATGATGGTTCTAAGGATGGTTCTGCCGAACTACTAAAACAAATAGCACAAACTCGAATAGATTTAAAAGCAGTGCTGCTACGTCGCAATTATGGTCAAACAGCAGCAATGGCAGCCGGATTTAACTTTGCACAAGGTCAAGCAATTGTCACCTTAGATGGTGATTTGCAAAATGATCCGGCTGATATTCCCTTACTACTAGCTAAGTTAGATGAAGGTTACGATTTAGTTAGTGGATGGCGTAAAAACAGACAAGATGCTGCCTTGACTCGACTATTGCCTTCTAAAATTGCTAATTGGTTAATTGGGCGAGTTACTAGCGTTGAACTGCATGATTATGGTTGTTCTCTCAAAGCATACAAATCAGAACTTGTAGCTGATATGAATTTGTATGGGGAGTTACATCGGTTTCTACCAGCACTAGCATTTATTGAGGGAGCAAGAATAGCAGAATTGCCAGTACGTCATCATGCTAGAAAGTATGGTCGCAGTAAATATGGTTTATGGCGGACGTTTCGCGTGTTAATGGATTTATTAACTATCTGGTTTATGAAGACATTCCTAACACGCCCTATGCACGTCTTTGGAATGTTAGGCTTACTTTCTCTATTCGTGGGTACATTATTGGGCGGTTATCTAACTTTCATCAAATTAGTATTGGGAGAGAGTATTGGACAGCGACCTTTACTGATTTTGACGGTGGTAATGCTATTAGCAGGTATCCAGCTATTTAGTTTTGGCTTGCTAGCAGAGTTATTGATGCGTACTTACCACGAGTCTCAGGGTAGACCAATCTACAGGGTGAGGGAAGTAGTAGAACCGACTATTAATAATAGGGTAGGGGACAAGGAGTAG
- a CDS encoding C40 family peptidase, whose amino-acid sequence MVVFEQLAESLTGEYQSRVNLNLYDSPSCASLATQAAAGRHLHILSTTAQENAVEVRLCEDGYSAWLLIQDLQHLEPAKTAYSAIAVSSSEIQARIPTAIAFTQKAMQQDNYYLWGGTVAPNYDCSGLMQAAFASVGIWLPRDSYQQEAFTQPISLEQLQPGDLIFFGTPQKTTHVALHLGEGRYIHSSGKEIGRNGIGIDQLSEHGDQVSRSYYQQLRRAGRVIESYKPNN is encoded by the coding sequence ATGGTTGTTTTTGAGCAATTAGCCGAATCACTAACTGGTGAATACCAGAGCCGAGTTAATCTCAATCTTTATGATTCACCTAGCTGTGCCAGTTTGGCAACTCAAGCTGCTGCGGGTCGTCATTTACACATTTTATCTACAACAGCCCAAGAAAACGCTGTAGAAGTGCGTTTATGTGAGGATGGTTATTCAGCTTGGTTATTAATTCAGGATTTGCAGCACTTAGAACCAGCAAAAACTGCTTATAGTGCGATCGCCGTTTCGAGTTCAGAAATTCAAGCACGCATCCCAACAGCGATCGCCTTTACCCAAAAAGCTATGCAACAGGATAATTATTACCTATGGGGTGGTACAGTTGCACCAAACTATGATTGTTCAGGATTAATGCAAGCTGCTTTCGCTTCAGTGGGTATTTGGTTGCCTCGTGATTCTTATCAGCAGGAAGCTTTTACTCAGCCTATTAGTTTAGAACAATTACAACCAGGAGATTTAATATTTTTTGGCACACCCCAAAAAACTACCCACGTAGCACTTCATTTGGGTGAAGGTCGTTATATTCATAGTTCTGGTAAAGAAATTGGACGCAATGGGATTGGAATTGACCAACTATCGGAACATGGAGATCAAGTTAGTCGATCATATTACCAGCAGCTACGGCGGGCAGGACGAGTGATAGAGAGTTATAAACCAAACAATTAA
- a CDS encoding serine hydrolase: protein MTFFRKDEQLETLGTQILETTWAEFPGLARNQIALTWIVYDPPVPVNTGGALSAEEFWKYQVRGFSYRGVERIYPASIVKLFYLVAIQEWLDKGMIPATSSELSRAIKDMIVDSSNDATSLVVDFLTGTTSGPEIPPEPFETWKLQRNIVNRYFQSLGWSELESINVNQKTWGDGPYGRERVFLGELMENRNMLTTNATARLLHSIVGGVAVSSQRSQAMMNLIKRSLNPEDLSNDGDENQVTGFLGGGLPAESQLWSKAGWTSQVRHDAAYIELPQQQPYILVVFTEGKAHSGNQAILPFISKQFAVAMASLS, encoded by the coding sequence ATGACATTTTTCCGAAAAGACGAACAACTCGAAACACTAGGCACTCAAATTCTGGAAACCACTTGGGCAGAATTTCCAGGGTTAGCCCGTAATCAAATTGCACTTACTTGGATAGTTTACGATCCTCCAGTCCCAGTTAATACTGGTGGTGCATTAAGTGCAGAGGAATTTTGGAAGTATCAAGTTAGAGGTTTTAGTTATCGTGGTGTGGAACGAATTTATCCAGCAAGTATTGTTAAACTTTTCTACTTGGTAGCAATTCAGGAATGGCTGGACAAAGGTATGATTCCAGCTACTTCCTCTGAGTTAAGCAGAGCGATAAAGGATATGATCGTTGATTCCAGCAATGATGCTACCAGTTTAGTTGTAGATTTCTTAACTGGAACAACTAGCGGACCAGAAATCCCACCAGAACCGTTTGAGACATGGAAGCTACAACGCAATATTGTTAACCGCTATTTTCAATCTCTTGGTTGGTCTGAATTAGAAAGCATCAACGTCAATCAAAAAACTTGGGGCGATGGACCTTATGGTCGAGAGCGAGTATTTTTAGGCGAGTTGATGGAAAATCGCAATATGCTGACAACTAATGCTACTGCTAGGTTACTACATAGCATTGTAGGGGGAGTTGCAGTCAGTAGTCAGCGATCGCAAGCAATGATGAATTTAATTAAACGCAGCCTCAATCCAGAAGATTTAAGCAACGATGGTGATGAAAATCAAGTTACTGGTTTTTTAGGTGGTGGACTCCCAGCAGAAAGCCAACTCTGGTCTAAAGCAGGTTGGACAAGTCAAGTGCGTCATGATGCGGCTTATATTGAACTACCACAACAGCAACCTTATATCTTAGTAGTCTTCACTGAAGGTAAAGCTCATAGCGGAAATCAAGCCATCTTACCCTTTATTTCTAAGCAATTTGCCGTTGCAATGGCATCCTTGAGTTAA
- a CDS encoding ABC transporter substrate-binding protein, with translation MSRTGYAYALTLAISTGLLTTACENPPDGTQGGNQTSPSASNTSNAKGLKIGSILPATGDVAAIGQPLPDAIRLAVDTVNKCGGVNGEQVTYIAEDDQSDPNAGAAAMTKLSEVDKVAGVVGSFASSVSTAGAEVATRNKVMMISPGSTSPVFTQRAKEGKYNGFWARTAPPDTYQAQALAKLASDKGFKNVSTIAINNDYGVGFEKEFVQAFKKSGGTLVNEQKPTRYDPKAATFESEAAAAFSGKPQAVAALIYPETGSLLLKAAYQQGLSEGVQILLPDGAYAPNFPDQVGKSSDGKYIIAGALGTVPGANGPSLQTFNTLWKEKTNKPITAYIAHTWDATALLMLAAQAAKANTGEGIKSKVREISNAPGEEVSDLCKAMDLVRQGKDINYQGASSNVDIDENGDVVGSYDVWTVQPDGKLAVVGKVSPK, from the coding sequence ATGTCTAGGACGGGCTACGCCTACGCACTCACCCTTGCAATATCTACAGGCTTGCTGACGACTGCTTGTGAAAATCCTCCTGACGGTACACAAGGTGGTAATCAAACCTCGCCTAGTGCGAGCAATACCAGCAACGCTAAAGGGTTGAAAATTGGTTCAATACTACCAGCAACCGGAGACGTAGCTGCCATTGGGCAACCTCTACCAGATGCTATCCGTTTAGCAGTTGATACCGTCAACAAATGTGGTGGCGTTAACGGCGAACAAGTCACATACATTGCAGAAGATGACCAAAGCGACCCCAACGCGGGTGCTGCTGCGATGACTAAGCTATCAGAAGTAGACAAAGTTGCTGGCGTAGTTGGTTCCTTTGCTAGTAGTGTCTCAACTGCTGGGGCTGAAGTCGCAACACGCAACAAAGTAATGATGATTTCTCCGGGTAGCACAAGCCCTGTATTTACCCAACGTGCAAAAGAAGGTAAATACAACGGTTTTTGGGCGCGTACAGCACCACCAGATACCTACCAAGCGCAAGCCTTAGCTAAACTGGCAAGCGATAAAGGATTTAAGAACGTATCTACGATCGCTATTAATAACGATTATGGCGTTGGTTTTGAAAAAGAATTTGTGCAAGCCTTTAAAAAGTCAGGCGGCACACTTGTCAACGAACAAAAGCCAACTCGCTACGATCCTAAAGCAGCTACATTTGAATCAGAAGCAGCCGCCGCTTTTAGTGGCAAACCACAGGCAGTAGCAGCACTTATCTATCCCGAAACAGGCAGTTTGTTACTTAAAGCTGCATATCAGCAGGGTTTAAGTGAAGGAGTACAAATTCTGCTACCTGATGGCGCGTATGCTCCCAACTTTCCCGATCAAGTTGGTAAAAGCAGTGATGGCAAGTACATCATTGCCGGAGCATTGGGTACAGTACCAGGAGCAAATGGCCCCTCACTGCAAACGTTTAACACTTTATGGAAAGAGAAGACAAATAAGCCGATCACAGCTTATATAGCTCATACTTGGGATGCTACTGCTTTGTTAATGCTGGCGGCGCAGGCAGCAAAAGCCAACACTGGCGAAGGTATTAAAAGTAAAGTTCGTGAAATTTCTAACGCGCCAGGTGAAGAAGTATCGGATCTTTGTAAAGCAATGGATTTAGTACGCCAAGGCAAAGATATTAATTATCAAGGAGCTAGCAGTAACGTAGATATTGATGAAAACGGTGATGTAGTCGGTAGCTACGATGTTTGGACGGTGCAACCTGATGGAAAATTGGCAGTTGTAGGCAAAGTTAGCCCTAAATAA
- a CDS encoding CASTOR/POLLUX-related putative ion channel, with the protein MTKITIKERLRYKFDSFMSRGTAALIGGLALVCLIFILLMGVLINVANLAPEGSDRLNLLEAVWSVLMHTIDAGAVTGATGAWSFRLFMLLVTFGGIFGVSILIGILSSGIDTKLESLRQGRSRLIEKNHIVILGWSHQVFTLIPELALANANQPDTCIVILSEEDKVYMDETLQKVLGKLRRIRIVCRNGSPSNMTDLGIVSIQTARSIVILNPQNDQDDTKLVKTLLAITNIPRAVPQPYHIVLQVQNPKSLDVIQLIGRNQVEVVLTQELISRILVQTSRQSGLSVVYMDLLDFNGNEIYFKEEPLLQGKTYGNALLAYNNLAVIGIKHSNGKIKLNPPQEKPLEPGEQLVVISEDDRTIKGAEITHPIIDEQTIQITQRNPDSAENTLILGWSNQIYQIIGLMDQYVAPGSNITVVAEFPEAEVNLAPEFLGTKHLTVQYFQGDPTERQVLEKLQITDYNHVIVLCNSELEPDQADGKTLVTLIYLRDIATRCNHKIQIVTEILDPRNQTLAQVARPDDFVLSEQIISLILAQIVQHKDLNAVFADIFDPEGSEIYLKPVTDYVRVSDPVNFYTIVEAAKQRGESAIGYRSQADANNIAKFYGVVINPKKDQVIALTNQDSIIVLAEN; encoded by the coding sequence ATGACAAAAATAACTATTAAAGAGCGATTACGCTACAAATTTGACAGTTTCATGTCTAGAGGCACTGCTGCCCTAATTGGTGGGTTAGCGTTGGTGTGCCTGATATTTATCTTATTAATGGGAGTGTTAATTAATGTTGCTAATCTTGCGCCTGAAGGTAGCGATCGCCTGAATCTCCTAGAAGCTGTTTGGAGTGTGCTAATGCACACTATAGATGCAGGTGCTGTAACTGGTGCGACTGGAGCGTGGAGCTTTCGCCTGTTTATGCTCCTCGTCACTTTTGGTGGCATTTTCGGGGTCAGTATCTTAATTGGGATTCTCTCTAGCGGTATCGACACCAAGTTAGAAAGTCTGCGTCAAGGACGCTCACGGCTGATTGAAAAAAATCATATTGTCATTCTTGGTTGGTCGCACCAAGTTTTTACACTTATCCCTGAACTTGCCTTAGCTAATGCTAATCAACCCGATACTTGTATTGTAATTCTCAGCGAAGAGGACAAAGTGTATATGGATGAGACACTGCAAAAAGTCCTTGGTAAACTTCGCCGCATTCGCATTGTCTGCCGCAATGGTAGCCCCAGCAACATGACTGATCTGGGCATTGTGAGTATTCAAACTGCACGCTCAATTGTGATTTTGAATCCACAAAATGACCAGGATGATACTAAATTGGTCAAAACTCTACTAGCTATTACTAATATTCCTAGAGCAGTTCCCCAACCGTATCATATTGTGCTTCAAGTCCAAAACCCCAAGAGTCTTGATGTTATTCAACTTATTGGACGTAACCAAGTAGAGGTAGTGCTAACACAGGAGTTGATTTCACGCATTCTTGTACAAACTTCTAGACAGTCGGGTTTGTCTGTTGTCTATATGGATTTGCTAGATTTTAATGGTAATGAAATTTATTTTAAAGAAGAACCGTTATTACAAGGCAAAACCTACGGAAATGCTCTCTTAGCCTATAATAATTTGGCTGTGATTGGCATCAAGCACTCTAACGGTAAGATTAAACTTAACCCACCTCAAGAAAAACCGTTAGAACCAGGCGAACAATTGGTGGTAATTAGTGAAGATGATCGGACAATTAAAGGCGCAGAAATTACTCACCCGATTATTGATGAGCAAACTATTCAGATTACTCAAAGAAACCCTGATTCAGCCGAAAATACTTTAATTCTGGGTTGGAGCAATCAGATCTATCAAATCATTGGGTTAATGGATCAATATGTTGCACCTGGCTCCAATATAACTGTTGTAGCAGAATTTCCAGAAGCAGAGGTGAATCTTGCTCCAGAATTTCTGGGTACAAAACATTTAACTGTGCAATATTTTCAGGGAGATCCTACCGAGCGTCAAGTATTAGAAAAACTTCAAATAACTGATTATAACCATGTTATTGTCCTCTGCAATTCTGAACTAGAACCAGACCAGGCAGATGGAAAAACTTTAGTAACATTAATTTATCTCCGAGACATTGCAACTCGCTGCAATCACAAGATACAGATTGTTACTGAAATTTTAGATCCACGAAACCAAACCCTGGCGCAAGTGGCTCGTCCTGACGATTTTGTACTTAGTGAACAAATAATCAGTCTAATTCTTGCTCAAATTGTTCAGCACAAAGACCTCAATGCTGTATTTGCCGATATCTTTGATCCAGAAGGTTCGGAGATTTATCTGAAGCCTGTAACTGACTATGTAAGAGTTAGTGATCCTGTTAATTTTTACACTATTGTTGAGGCGGCTAAACAACGTGGGGAATCAGCTATTGGATATCGTAGTCAAGCTGATGCCAATAATATAGCCAAATTCTATGGTGTTGTCATCAATCCTAAAAAAGATCAGGTGATCGCTTTGACAAATCAAGATAGCATTATCGTATTAGCGGAAAACTAA
- a CDS encoding glycosyltransferase family 4 protein, with protein sequence MASINKKHIALISVHGDPAIEFGKEEAGGQNVYVRKVGEALAKQGWQVDMFTRSSSATDPKIVQHTPNCRTIRLTAGPEKFVPRDNIFEYLPEFVDQLLKFQKQSGITYSLVHTNYWLSSWVGMQLTKIQGVPQVHTYHSLGAVKYKSVTTIPIIATTRLATEKAVLETASRIVATSPQEKEHMRSLVSQKGNIDIIPCGTDTRKFGSITKEAARAKLNISPETKVILYVGRFDQRKGIETLVRAVNRSKLRGQADLKLIIGGGSRPGQSDGKERDRIESIVGKLGMQEFTTFPGRLDETTLPTYYAAADVCVVPSHYEPFGLVTIEAMASGTPVVGSDVGGLQFTVVPEETGLLCPPKDEVAFAEAIDRILSNPEWRNELGDNARKRVEEMFSWDGVASQLGKLYEQLMAQSANDLTAVSA encoded by the coding sequence ATGGCTTCCATAAACAAAAAGCACATTGCCTTAATATCTGTTCACGGCGATCCGGCGATTGAATTTGGTAAGGAAGAGGCTGGTGGGCAAAATGTCTATGTGCGTAAGGTGGGTGAGGCGCTAGCTAAACAGGGTTGGCAGGTAGATATGTTTACTCGCTCTTCGAGTGCAACAGATCCAAAAATTGTTCAACATACACCTAATTGTAGAACAATTCGTTTAACCGCCGGACCTGAAAAATTTGTACCAAGAGATAATATTTTTGAATATTTGCCAGAGTTTGTTGACCAGTTACTCAAGTTTCAAAAGCAATCAGGAATTACCTATTCCTTAGTACATACAAATTACTGGTTATCCTCATGGGTGGGGATGCAGCTAACAAAAATTCAAGGAGTCCCACAAGTTCATACTTATCACTCTTTGGGCGCAGTTAAATATAAGTCGGTTACGACAATTCCAATAATCGCTACTACACGGTTAGCTACAGAAAAAGCTGTATTGGAGACAGCTTCTCGAATTGTAGCAACCAGTCCTCAAGAAAAAGAACATATGCGATCGCTTGTCTCTCAAAAAGGCAACATTGATATTATTCCCTGTGGTACAGATACGCGCAAATTCGGTTCTATTACTAAAGAAGCAGCAAGGGCGAAATTAAATATTTCTCCTGAAACTAAGGTAATCCTTTATGTAGGAAGATTTGATCAGCGCAAAGGTATTGAAACTTTAGTGCGGGCTGTTAATCGTTCCAAGTTGCGTGGTCAAGCAGACCTCAAGCTGATTATAGGTGGCGGTAGTCGTCCTGGTCAAAGTGATGGCAAAGAACGCGATCGCATTGAAAGTATTGTTGGAAAACTCGGTATGCAAGAGTTCACTACTTTCCCTGGACGCTTGGATGAAACTACTTTGCCAACTTACTATGCAGCAGCCGATGTTTGTGTAGTTCCTAGCCACTACGAACCTTTTGGGTTAGTAACTATTGAAGCGATGGCAAGTGGAACACCTGTTGTTGGTAGCGATGTCGGCGGTCTACAGTTTACTGTAGTACCAGAAGAAACTGGATTGCTATGTCCACCTAAAGATGAAGTTGCTTTTGCTGAAGCGATTGATCGGATTCTGAGTAATCCAGAATGGCGCAACGAACTAGGCGACAATGCCAGAAAGCGGGTAGAAGAAATGTTTAGCTGGGATGGTGTAGCTTCTCAGTTGGGTAAACTCTACGAACAGTTAATGGCACAATCTGCGAATGACCTTACTGCCGTTAGTGCATAA
- the alr gene encoding alanine racemase, with protein sequence MQWEFDGDPCQRAWVEIDLKALVHNVEQIKSLLSPQTALMAVVKADAYGHGARIVSEKVLEAGASWLGVATVPEGIELRQAGIDVPILVLGAVNSPEEIQAIAHWKLQPTICSPQQAKTFSETLGNLDQKLPVHVKLDTGMSRLGTFWQDATEFIELVQKLSNLEIASIYSHLATADDVDPTFMKQQHERFQSAIASLKATGIIPRLHLANSAGTLSDQTLHYDMVRVGLALYGLYPADHLQQVINLKPVLSVKARVTQVKTISPGTGVSYGYKFVASKETQIAVVGIGYADGVPRSLSNKMKVLIRGKIVSQIGTITMDQLMLDVSSIPDLQVGEIVTLLGKEGNIKIQADDWASALGTISWEILCGFKHRLPRVAVG encoded by the coding sequence ATGCAGTGGGAGTTTGATGGTGATCCATGCCAACGCGCTTGGGTGGAAATTGATCTAAAGGCTTTGGTGCATAATGTAGAACAAATTAAGTCTTTGTTATCACCACAAACAGCACTGATGGCGGTTGTTAAGGCTGATGCTTATGGTCATGGTGCCAGAATTGTGTCTGAGAAAGTTTTGGAGGCTGGTGCTAGTTGGTTAGGTGTGGCGACAGTTCCAGAGGGAATTGAGTTGCGACAAGCTGGGATTGATGTACCAATTTTAGTGTTAGGTGCGGTAAATAGTCCAGAAGAAATTCAGGCGATCGCACATTGGAAGTTGCAACCAACTATCTGTAGTCCGCAGCAAGCAAAAACATTTTCAGAGACTTTAGGGAATTTAGATCAAAAGCTACCTGTTCATGTCAAGCTCGATACTGGGATGTCTCGACTGGGTACTTTTTGGCAGGATGCAACTGAATTTATCGAGTTAGTACAGAAGTTATCTAATTTAGAAATTGCCAGTATCTATTCGCATTTGGCAACCGCAGATGATGTTGATCCTACTTTTATGAAACAGCAACATGAGCGTTTTCAAAGTGCGATCGCTTCCTTGAAAGCTACCGGAATTATACCACGTTTACATTTAGCTAATTCGGCTGGTACTTTAAGCGATCAAACTTTACATTACGACATGGTGCGTGTAGGTTTAGCACTATATGGTCTTTATCCTGCGGATCATCTGCAACAAGTAATTAATCTTAAACCAGTTCTGAGTGTGAAAGCACGAGTAACGCAAGTTAAAACTATTTCCCCAGGAACAGGTGTTAGCTATGGCTATAAATTTGTAGCAAGTAAAGAGACACAAATTGCCGTTGTTGGTATTGGCTACGCGGATGGGGTTCCTCGTAGCCTTTCTAATAAGATGAAAGTTTTAATTAGAGGTAAAATTGTGTCGCAAATTGGTACAATTACAATGGATCAGTTGATGCTAGATGTTAGTTCTATACCTGATTTGCAAGTTGGTGAAATAGTCACTTTATTAGGAAAAGAAGGAAACATCAAGATTCAAGCTGATGATTGGGCTTCAGCTTTAGGAACAATTTCCTGGGAAATTCTTTGTGGTTTTAAACATCGGCTACCCCGCGTAGCTGTTGGTTAG
- a CDS encoding 2OG-Fe dioxygenase family protein: MKTSLGTTGLDYAFLFTLRKVKSLNVEDLKPFFENLPVDPYIQGKYRSRRLSRFYVSGNELVKLPHGYFAQSKEYNPLLGNVNREYAELDDELIKLDTFKRMVLAFSDSCKLHPEAEIGVHQIRITCYPHNYGNPAPEGIHRDGTDFVGIFAVDRHNIEGGETHLYKAKKQKPVFSQILNPGELLLVNDNEFFHFTTPIKPASEGIGTRDVFVLTCPSLLT, encoded by the coding sequence ATGAAAACATCATTGGGAACGACTGGCTTAGACTATGCCTTTCTGTTTACCTTGAGAAAGGTAAAGTCCTTAAATGTAGAAGACTTAAAACCATTTTTTGAAAATTTGCCTGTTGATCCTTATATTCAGGGAAAATATCGCTCCAGAAGATTATCTCGCTTCTATGTTTCTGGTAATGAATTAGTCAAATTACCACATGGTTATTTTGCTCAAAGTAAAGAATACAACCCACTTTTAGGTAATGTAAACAGAGAGTATGCAGAGTTAGATGATGAACTAATTAAGCTAGATACTTTTAAAAGAATGGTTTTAGCTTTTAGTGATTCCTGTAAACTTCACCCAGAAGCAGAAATAGGAGTTCATCAAATCAGGATTACTTGTTATCCTCATAACTATGGCAATCCAGCACCCGAAGGAATTCATCGAGATGGGACTGATTTTGTAGGTATTTTTGCAGTAGATAGACACAATATCGAAGGTGGCGAAACACATCTCTATAAAGCTAAAAAGCAAAAGCCTGTTTTTAGCCAAATTCTTAATCCAGGGGAATTGCTATTAGTAAATGACAATGAATTTTTCCACTTTACAACTCCCATTAAGCCTGCATCGGAAGGTATAGGTACAAGAGATGTATTTGTACTAACTTGTCCAAGTTTGCTTACCTAA
- a CDS encoding HpcH/HpaI aldolase family protein translates to MRENQLKRKLQQGEVVIGPFMNCAYPAFIEICGHAGFDFAIIDMEHGPLHTLVAEDLCRAADCVGLSPVIRVRKNDAPQIQRALDIGSAGVQVPQIETKADAEAVVTGAKYSPLGSRGLSFNTRAGMYTAAGTQITDKLNQESLVVIHVEGKRGVENLQEIVSVPHIDVIFLGPYDLSQSLGIPGQVRDPRVVELMEKSVTTIRNAGKAVGTFADNPEVAKQWINAGVQYIGLGVDVAIFLKACQALVEAVKN, encoded by the coding sequence ATGCGCGAAAACCAACTAAAACGCAAACTGCAACAAGGCGAAGTCGTAATTGGTCCATTTATGAACTGCGCGTATCCTGCATTTATTGAAATTTGCGGACACGCAGGATTTGACTTTGCCATCATAGATATGGAACACGGTCCTTTACACACCTTAGTCGCAGAGGATTTATGTCGCGCTGCTGACTGTGTAGGACTATCGCCAGTTATCCGTGTCCGCAAAAATGATGCACCACAAATACAACGTGCATTAGATATTGGTAGTGCAGGCGTACAAGTACCACAAATAGAAACCAAAGCAGATGCAGAAGCAGTTGTAACTGGTGCTAAATATAGTCCTTTAGGTTCACGAGGACTTTCATTTAACACCCGCGCTGGTATGTACACCGCAGCAGGAACACAAATCACAGACAAACTTAATCAAGAATCACTGGTAGTTATTCATGTTGAAGGTAAACGTGGGGTAGAAAACTTACAAGAAATTGTCAGTGTTCCCCATATTGATGTGATTTTTCTTGGACCTTATGATTTATCTCAATCTTTAGGTATACCTGGTCAAGTACGTGACCCTCGTGTAGTTGAGTTAATGGAAAAATCTGTCACTACTATTCGCAATGCTGGTAAAGCTGTAGGTACATTTGCTGATAATCCCGAAGTCGCCAAGCAGTGGATTAATGCTGGAGTTCAATACATTGGTTTAGGCGTAGACGTGGCTATTTTCTTAAAAGCTTGCCAAGCTTTGGTAGAAGCAGTTAAAAACTAA
- a CDS encoding response regulator produces MKNNHSLEGAVVFLIEDDSDIRFLFTFIFEAAGAKVCSAACLTEAKSMFKDYEATIVISDINLPDGNGLSIMQEVKNRERETGKLIPTIALTGMPGEQVEENISAAGFKHHLCKPVEIDNLMEMVAGLAGNSYSTLPLNVVS; encoded by the coding sequence ATGAAAAACAATCATTCTCTAGAAGGGGCTGTTGTTTTCTTAATAGAAGACGATTCAGATATTCGCTTTTTATTTACTTTTATTTTTGAAGCAGCAGGGGCAAAAGTATGTTCTGCTGCCTGCTTAACTGAAGCTAAATCCATGTTCAAAGATTATGAAGCAACTATTGTAATTAGCGACATCAACTTACCTGACGGTAATGGATTATCTATTATGCAGGAAGTAAAAAATCGAGAGAGAGAAACCGGAAAATTAATTCCTACAATAGCTTTGACTGGGATGCCAGGGGAACAAGTGGAAGAAAACATATCAGCAGCAGGTTTTAAGCACCACTTATGCAAGCCAGTTGAAATAGATAATTTAATGGAAATGGTTGCTGGTTTAGCAGGCAATAGTTACAGCACTTTGCCTTTAAATGTAGTAAGCTAA